The DNA window tgttgctcacatgtatgtgtttatttaatttcctgagttttccccgcattcccagcataaggcgctagtagattcaggcgcagctgggaattttattgacagttcatttgctcatagtttagggattccccttgttcgtgtggatatgcccttccctgtgcacgcgcTAGGTAGTCGAcaattagggtcagggctgattagggaggccaccgctccacttgacatggttacgcaggagggtcacaaggagagaatcagtcttccttattgattctcctgcgtttcccgtggtgctgggcctaccctagTTGGCCTGTTataaccccactatttcgtggcaacagagggctctcaaggggtggtcacaagagtgctcagggaggtgtttgggggtttccatcggtgcgactatggtggaaagtccagaccaggtctccaccgtgcgcattccctctgaatatgccgatttggctctcgccttctgtaagaagagggcgactaaattaccaccccatcgacggggaggattgtgcgataaatctcctggtagacgcagcacttcccagaagtcacgtgtatcctctgtcacaggaggagacggcggctatggaaacatatgtctcagAATCcttggggcagggatacattcggccttccacttcacctgcctcctcgagtttcttttttgtgaagaagaaggagggggtctgcgcccgtgtattgactatcgagggatcaatcagatcacagtgaggtatagctacccgctgcctctcatccttccagcctcttgcctggtggcaccggtggtgtgggagcaggacgcggacatcgagcgggcgttacgcacagagcggaaacgtggaaacgtctaggagcaacaacggctgagccacaaagtggtaggccacacaagctcacagaacgggaccgccgagtgatgAAGCAtgtagcgcataaaaattgtctgtcctcggttgcaacactcactaccgagttccaaactgcctctgtaagcaacatcagcacaataactgttcatcgggagcttcatgaaatggggttTCCATGTCTGAGCAGACATCAGACATGGAAACCCAGGTCATCATaaacaatgccaagtgtcggttGGAGAGATGTAAAACTCGTCGCCATTGAACTTTGGGAGCAGTCTCTggattctctggagtgattaatcacgcttcaccatctggtgaatctgggtttggtggatgccaagagaatgctacctgcccaatgcatagcgccaacCGTAACGTTTtatagaggaggaataatggtctggggctgtttttcatgggtcGGACTAGGCCTCTTAGCTtcagggaaatcttaacgctacagcatacaatgacattctagatgtttctgtgcttccaactttgtggcagaagtttggggaaggccctttcctgtttcagaatgacaaagcccccgtgcacaaagcgaggtccatacagaaatggtttgtcgagatcggtgtggaagaacttaactgacctgcacagagccctgacctcaaccccattgaacacctttgggatgaattagaatgcTGACTTTGAGCCAGGCCTTATCGCcctacatcagtgcccgacctcactaatgctcgtggctgaatggaagtgtccctgcagcaatgttccaacatctagtggaaagccttcccagaagagtggaggctgttatagcatcaaaagggggaccaactccatattaatgcccatgattttagaatgatgtttgacaagcaggtgtctacatactgtTGGTCATGTTGTGTACCTACCTTGATCACTTCAgtagccctgcacattgtaatataatggtactggaactgacctgtACATAACTTGCATTCTCGTgggtttttttcttctcatttctTGTTTTTCTGTAATCTGTATTACAtgtattctgcattgttgggaaagagctcgcaagtaagcatttcactgtactgttttacacctgctgtatcctgtgcatgtggcAAAACGTGGACATACTGAGGAGAGTCCCTTGTGAATTGGATGTACCAGTTACAGCTGAGAGTTACGTTATCTTTCAAGGGCAGTAACATGTCCACTGCTGGGCAGCAGTCTCTTCACCTCTCCAATCTGAAAAAGTAATAATAGCTTTTATTATTAATGAAATTGTATAACTAATAGGTAACATCCAGACAAAAAGAATAAGGAAACACTAGGTCCTATACCGTACCAAAATAGCATGCAGCAAGGAGCATCAAGTCAATGTGCCATTATGGTTCATGTATAGAAGAATAGACTTATAGACCTTATGTTCCATCCACTGTAGCTGAGAAGTCTCATAACTGGGGCTTTACACTAAGGGAGGAGCTTATGGTATAATCAATTGTTTAGTTGAACTGGTAGAGGGACTCCTTGTGAAATATGGCCCTAGTCTGGTTGATTTTGCTTGGTATTTGTAACTATAAAATAATTTCTATTTTACAGAATGTTGTCTTTTCCAAATAATTTCAAAATTATACTTTGGCAGAAATATATTGCATGTTCAGGCCAAATTAAGCTCATCTGACAAATAAACTCAGATGTGTGGATATTATATTATCTGAAAAAAGGCACAGACCAGTAGCCTATGGACTAGTCCAACATACACCTGGGCTATGCTGCCCAAAGCCACAGAGTTATCTTTACTATGCATTTAAAACAGTAGTCAAGTCAACTGATTTGTTTTATGATTTAAACCGATGATTGACACGGGATGCAACCATGATCATCAACCCTGTCATGGCAGCGCAAATTAACGTAAACGATGGACAATGGCATCACAATGTAGCTAGCTTATTACGCATGGGTTGTAGTCTCTCGATTTGGTCCTTAAAATAAATGTCTCACTACTGCCTGGAATTAATCAAGTAGAAAACTGCCTGGCTCATGCTTTTCCTAATGTGGTGTTTCACTATCTCGTGAAGGTGAACCTCTGAGGGCGCACCGTACTGTGTCATATTAAACAGTCACAGGACAAGTGGAACATCAAGATTTACTAAAGCGGCAGGCAGAAACCAGGGCAAGAACGACTGACCCAACAGGACTGCGCACACAGAACGCTGTAGTGGCGAGACCTTCACAAAGATAAAGCGCTTGGACGCAAAAGGATGGATTCTTTCAGATCAGGCTCCAGCATAGGACTGTCTCCCTCTCCAAGAGACCGACAATCACCCATCCGTTTTGATCAGGAGCACTCACAACCGGGAACAATGGCCGGATGTCGGGCGGGAACACTTGGCTTCCCATCCGAATCGTTGTGCGTAAAGTACGGGGAATTTTTAAAGAACACCGCTGCAGCAGCGGAGAGCAGTGGTGGGGAGCAGAGTCAGGATGATGACAGTGATGGCATTGGCAGGAGTGACATGGTGCTTTTTCCAGAGGAAAGGCTCATGGCATCAATGGCCAAATGTGACGCAGCAGGTAAGAAACACAAAGAGCAGAAGGTACTGAGGCTCAACATTAACGCCCGAGAGAGGAGAAGGATGCACGACCTGAACGACGCGCTCGATGAATTGCGGTCGGTGATCCCCTACGCGCACAGCCCATCCGTACGGAAGTTATCCAAAATAGCCACTTTGCTTCTCGCCAAAAACTACATCCTCATGCAGGCACAAGCACTTGAAGAGATGAGAAGACTTGTCAGTTATCTTAACCATGGACCTGGCGTTACTGCTGCGAATACTGGTGGTGCACCCGGATTAGGGATCTATGACCAGCAGACAGGATACCCGTTCTCTGCTGGGATTCCGGACCCTTTCAATAGCAATGCAAATCTCTTCAATAAATAACAATGTCAACCATAAACCTTGAACAGTTGTTCCGAAACTAACAGGGGACTTCAAGCTTCGTGAGCACAACTGAATTGATGGGATCAGCGTGACTGACAGAAGTAGTCACATATTAGGAGAACATGGAGTCCTATACTTTATGACTCTGTTCTGCATGGTGATAGCGTTTCGAAAATAGTTGTTTTACAAAATCTAACATGGTCAAAAATGGTTAGCCTTTTAACAAATTATGTTTAGTCTTATTTAACCATTATGTCCTACGGTACATTTTCTTCAGTTTGATTAGATAATGTTCGATGGATAAATTGTATTGGTGACATAAGATATGTTATGGTGTTTTCCAGTAGCCTATACCTCAATGCATGGGCTATGTACAACCAAACCCAAATTAGTTACAAAGAGAGCAATTGTGAATATTGGGTGAAATTAataggtagcctataggcctaagtTTGATAATGATATTGTTTTTACCATCATGGACCACATTGGAAGTGTTTTAATTAATATTTTTAAGTGCTATTGTACATTTTGTTTTAGGCCTATATATATCTTTTACCCAAATAAATTCAATACAAATATTTTCATACATGTAATTTGGTCATTCATTGTGTAATTTACATTTCCCTAAATACTATTTAATAATGCAGGCATTTGACAAACATAAATGGAGTCGTTTTATTACCAGGGACAGCATTAATGACAAACAACGATCAGAACGCTGTACTCACACAAGAGAGTTGGTCAAACAAAATAATTCCTCTGAGCATATAGTTAATAACGTTGCAGATTCACTGGACCCATTAAGAGAATAGGTCACTATTGGTAAAAATTTAAGGAATAAAATGACTGCCACATGCAGAACTGATTTGTCCAGTttgaatgtattttatttcatgaattgtaaatagtaaATACCCTGTAGGACTCTTGAAATAGGAAAGACATTTGAATGTATAACTTTAAATGGTTAGTTATTTGGTTAATGTTATAGAAAAATTAAACTAATAAATCAGTAATGTTTTAGGGACACCACCATTTACTACATAAAGCTTTCATCACATTGTCATTTTACCCTGTAATATAGTTCAACTATTTGATTCAACTACTGTTGTTCAGtatagagcagggatgggcaactttgacattggaaaaaatgtaaaataatttgagttcatttcctgcaattctacacattttgtcatggggtggagagaaatgtttgcagtttttaatatgatatctgagtgaataacaaaatcaatgggggcccggTCGGTAAATCAACCATGATTACTACAGGTCAAGATAGCTGGcaagactaacttaccaatcaacAAAAATGATTGCTGTCAtgagctaattgagtgactgacataagaaATGAACTGCTGATACTCAACCACATTTTTAAAcgtcaccttgtgtattctaacattctaactcaacagtaagttgagaccccgacagttcctattttaaaaaatatatataaaatgaaaTATTATTTCATTTTGGGATATTAATCCAGGGCCCCTCTATACCCTGGTATATATGGTTTTATAATGCAAGGCATAATAAACAAACATTTTTAGTATTCAAATAAAATACTGTTATAAACAGCAAAAACTGTTAACAATTAATGGATCATTCTGTCCTATGGAATAAAACACCAAAGGTCCCTAGCTAGCAGATTCACCAATCCTGCCCACTGTTAGAGCCTGTCCTGATATAATACATTGACAAATAATCAATGCATTACTGTTCAGTCAATAGCTACTTGTGTGAATAATCATCcatgggtgtgtcccaaatggcacgccaTTGCCAATATAGTGAGGTACTTTTGACAAaagccctatggtccctggtttaatgtagtgcactatgtagggaataagtaGGGtagcatttgggatgcaccctatgAGAAAGTCAAATCCGTTAGCCACACAGGGCTCAGCCCTCTAGTGTTTGTTCATATACAGATGTCGTCGTCCTCTCAGGATCAACGTAGCCTGTAGCGGATCTGGACGTCACTGGCAGGGAGCAGGATGCCCAGGCCAGCACGGCTGGGGTCCAGGGTACACGGCTCCTGCCCCTCCAACACCTCCACGTCAAAGtagagcagcagcagagagagaaactGCTTTATCTCATTCACCGCAAAGTGCCTTCCTGGGCACTTAGTGGAGCCAGAGCCGAAAGACATCCGGTAGTACTTCAGCTTCTGGCCGTCCTTATAGAAGTCTGTCTTTTCCTTTCCGTTTTCGATGTATCGGTCAAACTTGTAGATCTGTCAGAGGGGTAATATAAATAAGTGTGTAAGCCTTTATTTTTCAGCGCCTTATATAATAAAGGTTAATATTCCATCTTATTCCATATTCCAGGAATGCTTCCATTTTGCTTAGTCACAGATCATGGCAAGGTTATCACCAGTCACAACCGGATTACATTAGCATGCATGGTGTGACCTTCTGAAGGCCAGTGGGTGGATTCAATCCTTCACAGTCCATGCATTCTGCTCATTAATCTaacctgtggacacacacacacacacaccaggtggtGTGGGAAGGCAATTCAGCAGAACAACAAAACCCCCAGACCAGACACAGTGAAGGCGAGAGAGCCTACAGCCATTCTAGGACGCCCACAGAATCTGACCGACTGGTCTTCTTTACCTCTGGATTCTTGTAGATCCCGGGGTCCATGTGCATGCTCTGGGGATACAGGGAGACGATATCTCCTTTCCTCACTCCAATGGAGCGCTCTCCCTCCAGCCGCAAGCTGAAGTCCTCCTGGGCCACGCGGATGTTCATGGAGGCTGAAGACAGCCGCAGACTTTCATTTATGGAGCTCTCTGAGAACAACACAGAACAGTTCAAGTTAGTCACCAGGCATTTTGTTTTATACTTACCAACATTGCCATGGGTTTTGTTTTGGCCTATCTGAGGTACTATTTTACCTTGAGTGGCCCAATACTAACTcactactgtacatacacatgctcacacaggagagaaagctttGAGACTTGAAGGGCTATTAGTTAGAAATATGAACTGCTCTAGCAAAATGGCTAAAACACAAGCTGAATAATCATAAGTCATACATTTTCATTAAAACCATTACAATCTTAAGAGATAACACCATAGAAGagagaataatacaaaatgtagCTAAGTACTCCCTATCACTTATAAGAACAAACAGATGTGGAACAGATATTCCACTGTCTTCCCCTAAGGGAGATGAAATCGTTcgtagtgtgagagagagggagccacGGAGAATCTACACCAGTGGCATTTGTCCCTGAGCATGCAGTTGTCAGAAGAGATGAGGCTACAGTCAGCATGGTGGGTGCAGCAGTGTGATTTAATGTGACAAGTACAGAGTCTGGAGGGATtcttttgggggggtggggacaGGAGGATTTGCCCTAAACTGTACACACAGAGCACCTGCCACTACAGAGTAGGAGTGTAATAAGAAGACCTCTATGCTGTTTGTATAGTCAGACATACAAAAGATTGGAAGGCCCTCAAAGCCACACTACCATTGACTCAACTGAACCCTGTGTGCTTGGGGCTGAGACCACTTAACACTATCAGGAGAGAAAATTATATGAAAAATGCAAAGGGAAATTTG is part of the Salmo trutta chromosome 31, fSalTru1.1, whole genome shotgun sequence genome and encodes:
- the LOC115169797 gene encoding class E basic helix-loop-helix protein 22-like, which gives rise to MDSFRSGSSIGLSPSPRDRQSPIRFDQEHSQPGTMAGCRAGTLGFPSESLCVKYGEFLKNTAAAAESSGGEQSQDDDSDGIGRSDMVLFPEERLMASMAKCDAAGKKHKEQKVLRLNINARERRRMHDLNDALDELRSVIPYAHSPSVRKLSKIATLLLAKNYILMQAQALEEMRRLVSYLNHGPGVTAANTGGAPGLGIYDQQTGYPFSAGIPDPFNSNANLFNK